The DNA region ATAACTTTTTTCGGCGTTGCTTACCAACTCTCAggtaaaaatcaattttactgTTGCTCAGAATTCTAGGTAGAGATTTTTCCGACACCGTTTAATTGGTTTGTTCGGCTTTCTCGTCTTCATTCCTCATTGTTATTTGATTCAAATGAGTTCGTCTCTAGAGTTACCCTGAAAAAATTGCGTGATTTGTGAATCAGTTccattataatttttgtaaatctaTATTATGTAACATctagatttgattttttagaagttattttttattatttgtaaattaataatttttatgtaattcctaatttgatttaatgaaaattaattctttataaaaaaaaagttattccATTATGAAGATAAGTAAGACAAGTGAAGCGGGTAGACTCTAGATTAAGCCTGACAAACCCTCATGCTATGCTATGCTAGGGcagcccatttattaaaaataatgaggtatttaattatatttattgtaattttaaacctaaaatgttaaagtttaatagttgaagataaaatttcaaaactttttttttgatatgggttcaaatctcataaaaaacactattttttttaataaaattttaaactagatCTAGgacaacataaaaaaaaatattgacattTTATTCTATGGGGAGCTCGGACAGCCCAAAACTCGGGACCGTAACTGAAGTGAAGAgcttttgaatttttgtttaaaaaaaataataacttatgaATATATAAACTCTTGTTTCAAATAATGATAAAACTATGTGAATATTTCACATAAAACTTACTAGCACAGATGGATCTGTGatcccaaataaaaaaaaatcaataatatctgtttgttaaattgtatatatcaatatttttgaatatttctctatttattataaataaggaaaagaaaaatcatttaCAAAAAGTGAAAAAGTCAATACATTAATTaacctaaataaataatttgtataaatacaAATTCTTCTTAAACTCTCATTACTTTTCTGCATAAGTGATTACGGGATTTCACCAATGAAACAATAATGTAGTATTATTTATAGAAGAATTAGAAAACTGAAATGTGGGAAAACTatgataaattaagttattttcaAAACATGTGATCATGGGATAGATGATACCACATGAGTAGGTTTTTTCACAGTATTAACCAAAGAAACTAACAAAACCATTGCAATTGTCATCGCAATCATAATTCTCACTTTCGACCAATTTTTTCTCATAAGAATCTCGCTCTCACTCGAGCCCGTGTCACCCCCCATCATGACTTCGTTAAGATTATCGTCGATTCGATTTCCTCTTCCCTTTCTTTTGAGTAACTTATGATCATCGGTTAAGCCCATATGGGTGCTTTTCAAATGAAGACACATTTCCTCAACATTTGAGTTTGAGCCACTAGAAGAATCCCCTGTTTCCCCTGTTTCCCCTGATTCCTCTGTTTCATCTCCATCTTTTTCTTGAGTTTCTTTCTCGGATTCAGTTTTAACTTCATTCCTCATTTCTCCTTCCATTCCACTTGTGAATTTGGTTACCCTTTTAGATTCAGAATTATCACTATTttctccatcttcttcttctgttgAATCATCCTCTGCTGCACCATATTCCTCCATTGTTATCTCATCAACATCCTCCTCATCACAAGCTCCTCTCTTAGTTTCTTCCTCAACATTATCTGCAATCTCCTTTCCATCTTCTCCATTCTCTTGATCATCACTCTGTACCTCTGTTTGAGTATTCGTCTCATGATATTCTTCGTGGTCCTCCAATATTGGATTCTTTTTTATCTGAACATCTATGGAATCTGTTTCCTTTATTCCAGTAACCTCTGTTGGCTCTGTTTTCCCCTTCAAATCACTGCATGCATGAggaaaaaaactaataatttagtGTGTTAAGACACTTAACATGATTCCATGAACATGTTTAACCTTAGAATAAGATCGTGTAAGCCTTTGCCTAGGCATTCAGATTCCTCTTGTTTGATATCGGTCTTGTAATTGAAAACAGGCGGCAGTGGAGGTGGCGGTGGAGGATGGGTTTTGCGTCGCCTTAGTTTGATAGCAGAGGAAATAGATACAATGGTGGCGATGGCCATTACACCTCCCCATATAACAATTGATCCAAAACCGATACTATTAACTGATCTGAGTATAGGTTCTTGTTTTTCTCTTCGACGAGTGATGGCCATTTTAAATATCGATCACTATTTGATACTTTTTTTCTTACAGTTTTGATCCCATGAAACAATGGTTCTATGTTTCTAGGTAGTAGAAAAAGAATGTTATAGTATTATTGTATTGTAATTGAATGGATTATGATCAAGTGATGAGAGGGAAAATAGGGAGAGATTCTTGAATAGAATGACCAACAGTTGGAGGTTGAATAGGGCTTCCTTTTACTCTATTTTTTATCCTCATCTaacagttttattttattatttgggTATCTAAcgaaattattaatcaaatgatAACACAATAATATGTtggaattaatattattgaaatgATTAGTCATATTAATCAAACATCGGTCTATCAACCTctcattcaaatatatttttaacaaataatcaCAATCAATCTCTAATCTCGTCGTCTTACCATCATTTCTTGCTAGTCtgatatattttatcaaattaaacatCAATCTCAATTTTACCGGCCTTTTATCGATTGACCAACCATCTCGTGACTTCATTCTTTCACATGTTTCTAATCTCCCGACAAACAAACTACCAATCACAATTAACTTCTAATTTCGTTACCTTATGATCCTTTGTTACcggtctcttatccctcgacaaaccaactacCAATTCGAATTGACCTCTCATATCGCGACTTCATTACTTTCACACAAATCTTATctctcgccaaaccaaccattaatcttAATGAATTTTCCATCTCGTGACATTACGTTTTCCCACACCTCTTATCACTCGGAAGACCAACCaccaaccactaatctcaatcacactttaacacgttttttttatttctcggcaaaccaaccaccaaccTGAATCAACCAACCTCTTATTTCTCGACAAACTAACCACAAATTCTAATGTTATCGGACTCTTATTCATCGGTAAACAAATTACCAATTCTAATCAACGTCTCATCTCttaacctcacactttcaaactTACATGCAACAAAATGTAATTTCTTTTTACACTCATGCTTGTATTACTTGTATGTATATTGCTTTTGTTGAATTAATGTCATGATTTGGCTGTGAATTTGTGAATTTTGAGTACAATTACAGTAAGTTATTGTCTGCAAATCTCCCACTTTTACGTTCTGCTTCTCCTATTCTAGAAAATGGATCTGAATGTTTCAGCTTATTGATGTATTTCTAGCTCAAGTTCTGTTTTTTATTTCCAGCAAAACACTCCTCCTTGAATTTCCATTTCTGGatatgaagaaaaatatagGGAATTGATTGTTATAAGGAAGTAAGGATGTCTAAGATGGGTATGAAGAGTGAATCTGGAAGACATTCGAAAAGGGGTTTTAGTTTAAGGTCGAGATCATTAAGGGCTTTTGAGGAGATTCCAGTGACTTTGagagaagatggtttgaagGAGAGTAGCTGGGCCAATATTCCTCCTGAGATCTTGAGGGAAGTACTGAAGAAGATTGAGTCATCTCAAACAACATGGCCTCTTCGGCAAAATGTTGTTTCTTGTGCAGGTGTTTGCAAAGGTTGGCGAGATATGATGAAGGATTGTTTTGTAAAGGAGACATGTATGTTACTTTTATCTCTTTGTCACATATTCTATGATGTGTAACTTCTTTATAACTGAAAACTGACAATATATGTATATGAAAACAGAGGTCCAAGAAGTATGCAATGCACCATGAACTCCATCCCAGCATCTTCAATCGAGCCTAGAGGAGTGGCCCCATTTCAAACTGAATTCCCACGTACAAATTTCGAATCCTACCCCTCACCCCTTCCCTTTTTCAGATCAAAATCTACTCGCACAGAAGCAATCCAATCCGAAAAAGAGAAAATGCTTTTCATGAAAAATAAGTCTCCTAAGTGGCACGATCGGCTTCAGTGTTGGTGTTTGAATTTCAATGGTCGTGTTACAGTTGCATCTGTGAAGAACTTTCAGCTTGTTGCTTACTCAGaaggagatggagatggagaaggagaaggaggaggagtTGAGCATGAAGATGTTATTCTTCAGTTTGGTAAGGTTGGAAAGGATCTGTTCACTATGGATTATCAATATCCTATTTCCGCGTTTCAGGCCTTTGCTATCTGCATCAGCAGCTTCGAAACTATGATTGCTTGTGAATGACTAAATGCAGTAAGTTTCTTTGCCTTCTTTCGAGACTAAGattacttcttttttttcagTTTGAAATGGGTTGATTTTCATCTTAACTAGCTAATGTTATTGAGTGAAGATTGAATGGGTTGTGTAAGAATGGGAGATGTCTCTTAAAATACTGCTGCTTTGAAGGAGTTCTAcctggtttgtttgtttgtttgttttctttctttctttattcttCTTTTAAATGTATTTGCATCTTAATTATGACAAGTTTAGATCTAATCCTAATGTTCACTcctttatgttattatttaaaaatgttatggcCTAACTTAATGTACGGTTTTGGCTGTAAAAAGAATTCTATGACACAACTCACAAGGAAGTTTTGATCTCATGGAAAGTTTTCACTTTCTAAAATGCTGGGAATAACACCCATAtttagtctattttttttttaaaagtattgttaccatattatttaattatactaccataataaaatatctattaGATAAGTACTTATTCTTTTCTTATATATGGATGTGTTtcagttattaatatatatatatatatatatatatatatatatatatatatatatatatatatatatatatatatatatatatatatatatatatatatatatatatatatatatatttatttatttatttattttgaagtaTTTTAAACGTTacattatttcaattaatagggactaatttatatttagggACAACACTTCATTGTGGAGTTAATTATGGTTATGCATATctaatatctatatatctatatatatatatatatatatatatatatatatatatatatataatgatacttaatttttaaagtgtccgaattgccgggtcgagagctgtggtaatttgaatatatatgtgaaagtaaatagatacttgggtcagattgtgggttgacccgcccataaactgaaaacggttaaaaatgctataggtatggtttaaacctgcaacctaacaaaacaagtacaaccctttaaccaattaggctaataacactttatattataaattcaacaccaaatttgatgaacgcggaacattttaacgatataagtttaactttttaactaactaatatatatatatataattaatgatgcttaatttttaaagtgttcggattagcgtgtcgagagttgtggttaatttgaatatatatgtgagagtaaggtacattcttcatttcatctttctctttctcacttgtagaacattgtttagaactcaacttgaaatgacctgcaagtggaactgaaaccggtttttcatttttcattacaaacctctcaagtaccttttcaatgtacttctcctgtgatagccaaagtgttctgttctttctgtctcttatgatttccatgcctaggatctgcttcactgaacccaaatccttcacCGCAAAAGACTTATTCaaatcccttttgagcttctcaattttcgtaatatcttgcccaacaatcagcaaatcatcaacatagagcagaagaataacataatcatcaacaccgtatctcttgatgaaaacacaatgatcagaagtagtcttactgtaTCCATTTGCTTCTat from Impatiens glandulifera chromosome 5, dImpGla2.1, whole genome shotgun sequence includes:
- the LOC124939247 gene encoding tubby-like F-box protein 3, with protein sequence MSKMGMKSESGRHSKRGFSLRSRSLRAFEEIPVTLREDGLKESSWANIPPEILREVLKKIESSQTTWPLRQNVVSCAGVCKGWRDMMKDCFKLTIYVYENRGPRSMQCTMNSIPASSIEPRGVAPFQTEFPRTNFESYPSPLPFFRSKSTRTEAIQSEKEKMLFMKNKSPKWHDRLQCWCLNFNGRVTVASVKNFQLVAYSEGDGDGEGEGGGVEHEDVILQFGKVGKDLFTMDYQYPISAFQAFAICISSFETMIACE